The following coding sequences are from one Corticium candelabrum chromosome 20, ooCorCand1.1, whole genome shotgun sequence window:
- the LOC134196098 gene encoding uncharacterized protein LOC134196098 — MIVRRLAASTSDELSACTRGWQQRNWIFQRRRDQGEIDNLLEEMRMQDAESHFRCIRKSAEIFDDQMPRVASALSLLRRRSISNVHRSARDLTRKRYKYRYYKAMGEQVLTKPPTGIYRMLEAVALVISDNNLC, encoded by the exons ATGATCGTTAGACGACTGGCTGCTTCTACTTCTGATGAACTGTCGGCGTGTACTCGGGGATGGCAACAACGAAATTGGATATTTCAACGACGGAGAGATCAAGGAGAAATTGACAACCTGCTCGAAGAGATGAGGATGCAAGATGCAGAGAGCCATTTCCGCTGCATACGAAAGTCGGCGGAAATTTTTGATGATCAAATGCCAAGAGTAGCTTCTGCCTTGTCATTGTTGAGGAGAAGATCGATATCAAATGTCCATCGATCAGCTAGAGATCTCACCAGGAAACG GTATAAATATCGTTACTATAAGGCGATGGGAGAGCAAGTCTTAACAAAGCCGCCAACTGGAATTTACAG AATGCTTGAAGCTGTTGCTTTAGTGATATCTGACAATAATTTGTGCTGA
- the LOC134196099 gene encoding uncharacterized protein LOC134196099, with amino-acid sequence MDEVGEVPGLDLNLWYLDDGTFAGTRKSVSKLINFIIEKGPFLGLHVNLSKCEVFWPSGDRTHPEFPPEVHRLSDGMELLGSPVFGSSDFFTNCFKKRVDQVANTQSHLSDLENPQVELQLLRSCLSICKINHLLRSVRPGVATSTLSIFDEGLRRSLSRITRSSISDFAWSQAVLPIGKGGMGIREALSTSPSAFLGSCNSNRKLVNCLLKRNHPSLLTLIKPLPGEDEARGIVHNLLSRKDSPSLDLVTATQHQIQIQLDDISFSNLLNSVSLRDRARLKTLSSPHTGAWLRATPNRNLGLTMSPHEFVVAARYWLGLPVFPFPPNSIRCICGHPLDPYGDHLVGCGHGPHRLNRHNALCESIWQSLLIDSKQVVKEQRSSGQSKCRPGDVFHPNFLNGRPGYFDITVRNTLQPSYIARVAETSGVVAEAAEMGKDDRHHARVSLTGGTFYPLVVETLGLWSPDSLETLKSISSKVCAVLAVPFWKALKNLLEQLSVRLWIYNARMISSRILAEVAEVLSWDFPVCE; translated from the coding sequence ATGGATGAAGTTGGAGAAGTGCCTGGCTTAGACCTAAATTTGTGGTACCTTGACGATGGTACTTTTGCTGGCACACGGAAATCTGTCTCAAAGTTAATAAACTTCATCATAGAGAAAGGTCCTTTCCTGGGCCTTCATGTCAATTTATCAAAGTGTGAAGTGTTTTGGCCTTCAGGAGATCGAACACATCCAGAATTTCCACCAGAAGTACACCGGTtgtcagatggaatggaattGCTTGGTTCTCCTGTGTTTGGTTCATCGGATTTCTTCACTAATTGTTTCAAGAAGCGAGTCGATCAAGTAGCAAATACCCAATCTCATCTCTCTGATCTTGAAAATCCACAAGTGGAACTTCAGTTGTTGAGAAGTTGCCTGTCCATATGTAAAATCAACCATTTGCTACGATCTGTGAGACCTGGGGTTGCTACGAGCACATTGTCTATTTTCGATGAAGGGTTACGCCGATCTCTCAGCCGTATCACAAGATCTTCAATTTCTGACTTTGCATGGTCACAAGCAGTATTGCCAATTGGAAAAGGAGGTATGGGTATCCGGGAGGCCTTATCTACTTCACCTTCCGCTTTTCTTGGCAGCTGTAACTCAAATCGAAAGTTAGTTAATTGCTTACTGAAACGTAACCATCCTTCTCTTCTCACTTTGATCAAACCCTTGCCTGGAGAAGACGAAGCACGAGGAATCGTGCATAACCTACTTTCAAGAAAGGATTCACCTTCATTAGATTTGGtgacagctacacaacatcaGATTCAAATTCAACTAGATGACATCTCATTTTCCAACCTACTCAATTCAGTGAGTCTCAGAGATAGGGCTCGCTTGAAGACATTATCATCTCCTCATACTGGTGCATGGTTGCGGGCAACTCCAAACCGTAACTTAGGCCTCACCATGTCACcccatgagtttgttgtagcagCAAGATACTGGTTGGGTCTACCTGTGTTTCCGTTCCCACCAAACAGCATCAGATGTATATGTGGTCATCCACTTGACCCATATGGAGATCATCTTGTTGGGTGTGGTCATGGTCCACATCGTCTGAATCGACATAATGCTTTATGTGAGTCTATTTGGCAATCACTCCTCATTGATTCCAAACAAGTTGTgaaagaacagagaagctCGGGTCAATCCAAATGCCGCCCAGGTGATGTCTTCCATCCGAATTTCTTGAATGGACGGCCTGGATATTTTGACATCACTGTAAGAAACACGTTGCAACCATCTTACATTGctcgagttgctgaaacatcaggagttgttgcagaagcagcagaaatgggCAAGGATGATCGTCACCATGCAAGAGTATCTTTGACTGGTGGTACATTTTATCCGTTGGTAGTTGAAACACTTGGCCTTTGGTCACCAGACAGTCTAGAGACTTTGAAGTCTATATCCTCAAAAGTAtgtgctgtgttagctgttcCCTTCTGGAAGGCTTTAAAGAATTTGCTAGAGCAGCTTTCTGTTAGATTATGGATTTATAACGCTAGAATGATATCTAGCCGCATACTTGCGGAAGTAGCTGAAGTCCTTAGTTGGGACttccctgtatgtgagtag